The following are from one region of the Saccharomyces kudriavzevii IFO 1802 strain IFO1802 genome assembly, chromosome: 12 genome:
- the COQ11 gene encoding ubiquinone biosynthesis protein COQ11 (similar to Saccharomyces cerevisiae YLR290C; ancestral locus Anc_6.87), producing the protein MASKLVVFGGNGFLGKRICQEAVTAGHRVVSVSRSGKAPQGTELNDKQWIQEVQWTAADIFRPESYHELLKDASNVVHSLGILLENENYKKTLSKTPTNDSKSYFSPFQTGSNPLKKSSPNFTYEMMNKQSAVILANTFKQEILAKSKGEQAKVSERSFTYISADKGFPMIPSGYINSKREAEIELERMQEYFRPIIVRPGFMFDERRNAIGPRSLIHSALELLYCGNKFLLQNKLQFMNDLIRPTVSTQQVSHSILKKIENSDFKGVVTLEEILKT; encoded by the coding sequence ATGGCATCAAAGCTTGTGGTTTTTGGAGGAAACGGATTTTTAGGTAAAAGGATTTGCCAAGAAGCGGTAACTGCAGGTCATCGAGTCGTTTCGGTGTCAAGATCCGGCAAAGCCCCTCAAGGCACAGAATTAAATGATAAACAATGGATACAGGAGGTCCAATGGACCGCTGCTGATATTTTTAGGCCTGAATCTTACCACGAGCTATTAAAGGATGCTTCTAATGTGGTTCATTCTTTGGGAATCCTTCTGGAGAATGAAAATTATAAGAAAACTCTGTCGAAAACCCCCACGAatgattcaaaatcatACTTTTCACCCTTTCAAACAGGCTCAAAtcccttgaaaaaaagtagtCCTAATTTTACTTACGAAATGATGAATAAGCAAAGCGCTGTTATTTTAGCAAATACATTTAAGCAGGAAATCCTTGCAAAAAGCAAGGGGGAGCAGGCAAAAGTGAGTGAAAGATCTTTCACATACATTTCTGCCGATAAAGGATTTCCAATGATACCTAGCGGCTATATTAATTCAAAGAGGGAGGCTGAAATTGAACTAGAGAGAATGCAGGAATATTTCAGGCCTATTATTGTGAGGCCTGGCTTTATGTTCGATGAGCGTAGAAATGCAATTGGACCGCGGTCACTTATACACAGTGCTCTTGAACTGCTTTACTGTGGTAACAAGTTTCTATTGCAAAATAAACTGCAATTTATGAATGACTTAATCAGACCAACAGTATCCACGCAACAAGTGAGCCATTCAATTCTGAAAAAGATCGAAAATTCGGATTTTAAAGGAGTTGTTACACTTGAGGAAATACTCAAGACGTGA
- the SEC72 gene encoding Sec63 complex subunit SEC72 (similar to Saccharomyces cerevisiae SEC72 (YLR292C); ancestral locus Anc_6.89), translating into MVTLEYNTNSKQIAASGADVTQSTETNIDQINVLTTSLIGETNPNFTPQPNEALSKMIKGLFENGMKNLQQKKLNEALKNVSLAVEMAQRKRAPWEAFAIQLPELHFMLRSKIDLCLILGKHLEALQDLDFLLGTGLIQPDVFVRKADCLLKLRQWEEARATCERGLALAPEDMKLRALLIETARNLAEYNGE; encoded by the coding sequence ATGGTTACTCTTGAATACAACACAAACAGCAAACAGATTGCTGCAAGTGGCGCTGACGTCACACAATCTACTGAAACCAATATCGATCAAATAAATGTTCTAACCACATCTTTAATAGGAGAAACTAACCCAAATTTCACTCCACAACCAAACGAAGCTCTAAGCAAAATGATAAAAGgtttatttgaaaatggtatGAAAAATCtgcaacaaaaaaaattgaacgaAGCATTGAAAAACGTTTCCTTAGCAGTCGAAATGGCACAAAGGAAAAGGGCACCTTGGGAAGCTTTTGCTATTCAACTACCGGAGCTACATTTCATGCTTCGTAGCAAAATAGATTTATGCTTAATACTTGGAAAGCACTTAGAAGCGTTGCAAGACTTGGATTTTTTGCTAGGTACTGGGCTTATCCAACCAGATGTGTTTGTGAGAAAGGCTGACTGTTTGTTGAAATTGAGACAGTGGGAGGAAGCTAGAGCCACGTGCGAAAGAGGTTTAGCCTTAGCCCCCGAAGATATGAAACTCAGAGCACTTTTGATAGAGACAGCAAGAAATTTGGCCGAATATAACGGCGAATGA
- the GCD7 gene encoding translation initiation factor eIF2B subunit beta (similar to Saccharomyces cerevisiae GCD7 (YLR291C); ancestral locus Anc_6.88), with translation MSSQAFSPVHPNAATSDVNITIDTFVAKLKRRQVQGSYAIALETLQLLMRFISAARWNHVNELIEQIRDLGNKLEKAHPTAFSCGNVVRRILAVLRDEIEEVSMSTTVTSTTVAEPLISSMFNLLQKPEQPHQNGKNSSSMRTKTDYRQVAIQGIKDLIDEIKNIDEGIQQIAIDLIHDHEILLTPTPDSKTVLKFLITARERSNRTFTVLVTEGFPNNTKNAHEFAKKLAQHNIETLVVPDSAVFALMSRVGKVIIGTKAVFVNGGTISSNSGVSSVCECAREFRTPVFAVAGLYKLSPLYPFDVEKFVEFGGSQRTLPRMDPRKRLDTVNQITDYVPPENIDIYITNVGGFNPSFIYRIAWDNYKQADVHLDKKKV, from the coding sequence ATGTCCTCTCAAGCATTCTCTCCAGTTCATCCAAATGCGGCAACATCGGATGTGAATATTACTATTGACACTTTTGTCGCTaaattgaagagaagaCAAGTACAAGGTTCGTATGCCATTGCCTTGGAGACTTTACAGCTATTAATGAGATTCATTTCAGCAGCTCGTTGGAACCACGTCAATGAGCTTATTGAGCAAATCAGAGATTTAGGTAACAAGTTAGAAAAGGCTCATCCCACCGCTTTCAGTTGTGGCAACGTCGTCAGAAGAATATTAGCTGTTTTGAGAGATGAAATAGAGGAAGTTAGCATGAGTACGACCGTCACATCTACAACCGTTGCCGAACCTTTAATTTCCTCCATGTTTAATTTATTGCAGAAACCCGAGCAACCTCATCAGAATGGGAAGAATAGTTCTAGCATGAGAACCAAAACTGATTACCGTCAAGTGGCCATTCAGGGTATCAAAGATCTTATagatgaaatcaaaaatatcgaCGAAGGTATCCAACAGATCGCTATCGATTTGATTCACGATCATGAAATTTTGTTAACACCTACCCCTGACTCCAAAACCGTGCTAAAATTTCTGATCACTGCACGGGAACGCAGTAATAGAACTTTTACAGTTCTAGTCACAGAGGGATTCCCCAACAACACGAAGAATGCGCATGAATTTGCGAAAAAATTAGCACAGCATAACATAGAAACCTTAGTAGTTCCCGATTCTGCAGTTTTTGCGCTAATGTCCCGTGTGGGCAAGGTTATTATTGGTACTAAAGCTGTATTTGTCAACGGAGGTACCATCTCATCGAATTCGGGTGTTTCAAGCGTTTGTGAATGCGCGAGGGAATTCAGAACACCAGTCTTTGCTGTTGCGGGTTTGTATAAATTGTCTCCCTTGTACCCATTTGATGTAGAGAAGTTTGTTGAATTTGGTGGGTCGCAGCGTACACTGCCTCGAATGgatccaagaaaaaggctAGACACTGTTAATCAAATTACCGATTATGTTCCCCCTGAAAACATTGATATCTACATTACAAATGTCGGTGGGTTCAATCCAAGTTTCATATATCGTATTGCATGGGATAATTATAAGCAAGCTGATGTGCATTTGGATAAGAAGAAGGTATAA